A DNA window from Nitrospinota bacterium contains the following coding sequences:
- a CDS encoding CvpA family protein: protein MSFFDIFVLILLGLCLVFSLMKGLVREIFSLLAYVGGYLMAVKYQETFARVLMESIPSKPIAKLVAFVAIYIITAIIISLMGRIAKGMLWSGTELSMFDRILGGIVGLAKGTAILVAITFPLQFFPEVAKKITEDSFTAPYLAKVLNFVNQNPETLNFRKKISNFDIDGAKEKFQELKELKKLKETFDDLKGKLPDNGKPLDQYSSEDKKKLEDILKSVGK from the coding sequence ATGAGCTTTTTTGATATTTTCGTTTTGATTTTGCTGGGACTCTGCCTGGTTTTTTCACTTATGAAGGGACTTGTGCGTGAGATATTCTCTCTCCTCGCATATGTTGGTGGTTACTTAATGGCTGTGAAATATCAAGAAACATTTGCCCGGGTATTAATGGAGAGTATACCCAGTAAGCCAATAGCTAAATTGGTTGCTTTTGTGGCCATTTATATTATCACTGCAATTATCATTTCTTTGATGGGTAGAATTGCGAAGGGAATGCTATGGTCTGGGACTGAACTCTCTATGTTCGATAGGATTCTGGGTGGGATTGTTGGGTTAGCCAAGGGAACGGCTATATTAGTGGCAATTACATTTCCTTTGCAGTTTTTTCCGGAAGTCGCTAAAAAAATCACTGAAGACTCTTTCACCGCTCCCTATTTAGCCAAGGTTTTAAATTTTGTGAATCAGAATCCTGAAACGCTCAATTTCAGGAAAAAGATTTCAAATTTTGATATAGATGGTGCCAAAGAAAAGTTTCAAGAATTAAAGGAATTAAAAAAATTGAAAGAAACTTTTGATGACTTAAAGGGCAAGTTGCCGGATAACGGCAAACCGCTTGATCAATATTCTTCTGAAGACAAAAAGAAATTAGAAGATATTCTGAAATCTGTTGGTAAATAA